The candidate division TA06 bacterium B3_TA06 genomic interval TAGGCATATAGGAAATGATCTGTGCTATTCAAGCAGGACGGCGGCCATGGCTGAGATGCCCTCTTTGCGGCCAACGAACCCCATACCCTCCCCCCTCTTTGGCTTTATTGCGATGTTGGTTGTGGGAATACCCAGGATTCCTGATATGCGCTCACGCATCTTATCCCGGTAAGGAACCAGCTTAGGTTCTTCGGCGAGCACGGTGCAGTCAAGATTGACGATACTGTAACCTTGTTCCCGTACCAAAACCACTACTCTCTCAAGGAGCGCGGTGCTGTCAGCGTCTTTGTAGGCTGGATCGGTGTCAGGAAAGAGTTCTCCGATGCTTGGAAGCCCTGCCGCGCCGAGGAGCGCATCGGCTATCGCGTGAAGTAGAACGTCTGCGTCCGAATGGCCCGAAAGACCCCGGTCGTAGTGTATCTTTACCCCGCCGATTACCAAGGGTCTATCCTTAACAAGAGGATGAGAATCGAAACCGAACCCTACTCGCATGTGGTGATTATAGGAATAATAGAGGCCGGTGTCAAACCGGCTACCGTCTCATCTGCGATCTTTTTGCTTTAGCAAAAAGGAGCATCTTTATCGGGGTCCCCATGCGCTCGCTACGCGAGCGCATGGGGCACTAAAAAAACCCCTGGAGAGGCAGGACGCACTCTCCAGGGGAGGGGGTGAGGGAAGGGAGGTGTGTTACGGGAATCTCTTTCGAACCTTATTTCCTCTCACCAAGGCCTTCATCTCCATTCCTATTTGTTTCTAATCTAATCTTAATCAAAATTCAGAACTTGTCAAGTCCCTTGTGGTTAATTGAAACTAGTCTTCTTTTTCGTTTGGTCGGTAACCGATCCTATGATAGGGATTCACCACACTTGATGCAACGTTCTTGAGATGTGCGCTGACCCTTTTTATGTACCGGGACAGAAGTGCTGCTACAATTCCTTCCTTAACCGCGATGTCTTTGCTCTCGATGAGTTGATCCATCAGTCTATCGGCCTGCATGGCAAGATTAGCCTGATCTGCCATCACCTTGCGAGCCAGCTCGGTGTCGCTCTCGGTGATTGCGATCTTGGTCTCTCTAAACATCTCTTTGACTCGCTGTGCCATGGGGCGCAGAGCGTCAAAGGCGCCGCCCGAGATAGGCTTGGGATAGTGCTTGGCTATCTCATCCAGGTTCTTCACATAGTCACCGATACGCTCAAGGTCAATCACGAGTATTGCGAGAACGAACGTTGCGTTGATGTCCTGTGCAGGGTTTATTGCAAGATGTTCGAGTATCCGACGCCTGATGGCAATCTGCAGCTCGTTCAGATGGCGGTCTATCTTATAAAGATCCTCGACCTTGCCTGAGCCGGTAATCATCTCCCAGGCGGCGCTAAACATACTCTCGGAGATGTCGAACATCTTGAATAAATCCTCCATACACAACTTCAACAACCCTGACCCCTTCCAGATACTGAGAAGATTCTTCATACTTACCTCCTAAGAAGTAAAATCAACCCAACAGGGATGATCACAAAGATAACTGCAATGTAGACAAAAGCAAGCCAGCGGCGGTTCGCAACACTTTTCCCTACCAACCTCGCAAGGGTAAGTGGCACTATCTTCAACGGATACCAGATGGCTATCCCGAAGATGTTAAAAATAAGATGAGCGAACGCAACCTGTATTGCAAAAGGCGAACCGGTTACCAACGCAGCAAGGATTGCGGTAACCGTCGTCCCCACGTTAGCCCCAAGGGTGTAGGGAAATATCCGTTCAAGCGCAACAAGACCCGCACCCACAAGAGGCACGATGAAGGATGTAGTCACAGATGAAGACTGAATTACAGACGTGATTACCAAACCCAAGAGAAACGCACGCACCGCCCCACCGAAGAGATAGCGGTCTATCACAACCTCGGTCTTGGAACCCACAAGCTTACGCATCGTATCAACCATGAACTTAAGCCCGAAGAAGAGGAAGACAAGAGCTATAGGTAGACTGAAGTAGACCTTTGAGCCAACCAGATGGATAATCGCTTTAGCCACCGGCTTCACCGCGATCTGCAAGGGACCCAACACCTTGAAGCCGCCTATCCCGGTAAAACCCTTGGCAAGAAACCCGGAGACGTATCCAATAGGATGCAGGAATATCTCCAGCGGCAGGAGGACCGCCACGGCAAGGATATTAAAGATGTCATGAACCATCGCTGCGGGGAAGGCCCTGGTGAACTCATCCCTTCGCGAGACGTGGTAAAGTGAAACAAGTGCGTTGGTGATTGTGGTACCTATGTTGGCTCCCATGATGATGGGTATGGCGTGTTCCACTGAAAGCGTCCCTGCAGCAACAAAGCATACAACCAGCGAGGTGGTGGCTGAGGAACTCTGAATAATAACGGTGACAAGTATACCTATAAACAGACCCGTTACTGGATTTCTAGTCATCGTTATGAGCAGCTCGGCAAAGGGCATCCCAAGGAGCTTGAGTGAGCCGGAGATCATCTCGATGCTTAAAAGAAACGCATAGAGTGCTGCAACAAATATAACTATCCGCAGAGCACGTTTCAAGACACGGGGGGGCTTTCTTTCCGGTGCCAGGGATTCACTCAAGTTTGAACTCCTCTACGATTTTATAGATGGGTCCATTTGGGGTAAGGGTGCTTTGATAGAGGGTGAAGCTGGAGGCAGTAAAGGAGAGCCCTTCCGGTAGAGTGAATGAGTCAAGCCGAAGCGGTGAAGGATAGCGAAGACGAGCAAGCGTAATGTGTGGATGGTAGCGTCTTTTCTCCGATTCGAACCCTTGGCCCACCAAACATCCCTCAAGGCGATTAAACAGATTACTGGATTCTTCTGCCCCCTCTGAAAGTCCCCACCAGAACACACGGGCGCGCCTGGGATTAGGAAACGCTCCTAGTGATCCAAGCACCATCCGGAATCCCTCCAGACCTGATGCAGTCTCGCGCGCCGCTCCAATGATAGCAGTCAGTCTGGTTTCTTCCACCTCTCCCATGAATCTCAGCGTGATGTGGAGGTTCTTCTCTTCCACCCACTTCATGCGGGGAAGCCGAGTCCTCAAAGTTTCTAAAAAATCACCAACCTGTTTGCGGATGTCTGGGGGCAGCCCTATGCCAAAGAAAACCCTCATCAGGCGAAGTATAACCCTGCGCCTGCGGATGTCAAGAACGTAGGGGCACGGCACAGCGTGCCCCTACAGCAAATTGCGCCGCAGTAGATCCAACGCAGCCACAACGCTTCGCTCGCGGATTGATGAACGATCTCCTGGAAAAACGAAGCGTTTGATCCGAACCGAATCCTGGGAGGCCAGAGCGATATAGACCAATCCCACAGGCTTGGTTCTCGTTGCACCGCCAGGACCTGCGATACCTGTGATACCTATACCATAGGTCGAGTTGAAGCGCTCACGAACTCCCTCGGCCATCGCCTTGGCAACTTCCGGACTCACCGCACCGTGACGTTTAAGTAGGATGTGTGGAAGACCAAGAAAATCCTCTTTTGCCTTGTTCGAGTAGCTTACCACACCACCTAGGAAATAATTTGAGCTTCCTGCAACGTCTACGATGCTTGAGGCAAGCATCCCGCCGGTGCAGCTCTCAGCCACTGACAGGGTCTCACCACGACTAAGAAGCAGTTCCACTACTACCTCTGAGAGTTCTTTTCGCCCCACAGCGTAGAGATCGTCTTCAAGTATGCGGCT includes:
- a CDS encoding 2-C-methyl-D-erythritol 2,4-cyclodiphosphate synthase; this encodes MRVGFGFDSHPLVKDRPLVIGGVKIHYDRGLSGHSDADVLLHAIADALLGAAGLPSIGELFPDTDPAYKDADSTALLERVVVLVREQGYSIVNLDCTVLAEEPKLVPYRDKMRERISGILGIPTTNIAIKPKRGEGMGFVGRKEGISAMAAVLLE
- a CDS encoding RNA 2',3'-cyclic phosphodiesterase, which encodes MPCPYVLDIRRRRVILRLMRVFFGIGLPPDIRKQVGDFLETLRTRLPRMKWVEEKNLHITLRFMGEVEETRLTAIIGAARETASGLEGFRMVLGSLGAFPNPRRARVFWWGLSEGAEESSNLFNRLEGCLVGQGFESEKRRYHPHITLARLRYPSPLRLDSFTLPEGLSFTASSFTLYQSTLTPNGPIYKIVEEFKLE